The Verrucomicrobium spinosum DSM 4136 = JCM 18804 genome includes a region encoding these proteins:
- a CDS encoding GntR family transcriptional regulator → MISLDASAPEQGLQPVRRFTLAEEVADQVRRAIISGQIAEGSAISEPKLAAQLAVSRVPVREALVELEHDGVVEFDHRGRCQVRQFSAEDVREIVTLRQTLEVMSARLAAQKLTADTAASLQENVQALEQETDVTNISRLDVAFHDLIMQAAGHSRLLTCWRTVRAQFELLLAKAHRWQQAHDIPVTDHALRGHRPILTAILARDADKAGQAMRQHIEDWGELNYKLGMDSEA, encoded by the coding sequence ATGATTTCCCTCGACGCCAGCGCTCCCGAACAAGGCCTGCAACCCGTCCGCCGCTTCACCCTGGCGGAGGAGGTGGCGGACCAGGTACGCCGGGCGATCATTTCTGGTCAGATTGCCGAGGGCAGTGCCATCAGCGAACCTAAGCTGGCCGCCCAACTGGCTGTGAGCCGCGTGCCCGTGCGGGAAGCCTTGGTGGAGCTTGAGCACGACGGGGTCGTGGAGTTCGACCACCGTGGACGCTGCCAAGTGCGCCAGTTCAGCGCCGAAGATGTGCGGGAAATCGTGACCCTCCGCCAGACACTGGAGGTCATGAGCGCCCGGTTGGCGGCCCAGAAACTGACCGCAGATACCGCTGCGTCCCTGCAAGAGAACGTGCAGGCTCTGGAGCAGGAGACGGATGTGACCAACATCAGCCGGCTGGATGTCGCCTTCCACGACCTGATCATGCAGGCTGCGGGCCACTCACGACTCCTCACCTGCTGGCGGACTGTGCGCGCCCAGTTTGAGCTCCTGCTGGCCAAAGCTCATCGCTGGCAACAAGCACACGACATTCCCGTGACCGATCACGCCCTGCGTGGTCACCGCCCCATCCTCACTGCCATCCTGGCCCGCGATGCTGACAAGGCCGGACAGGCCATGCGCCAGCACATCGAAGACTGGGGCGAGCTCAACTACAAACTGGGAATGGACTCAGAGGCCTGA